One window of the Rufibacter radiotolerans genome contains the following:
- a CDS encoding DUF305 domain-containing protein yields MKNYLLDLKLPAILLGASLVFGACSKEKTTETTTTKTTEETMDDDMGMDMDRDSMKMGSNEIMDKMHDHMESMRKLKLTGDPDNDFALIMAEHHKGGIEMAEEEVDEGKDTMLVNMAKRSITMQKDEREKLEDFADDHKPASRDTSATMKLMQPMKDMMGKMDHSKTGTTDYHFASLMSMHHQSGIDLVDAYLKQAKVPAMKTMAQKIKDEQQKEKKKLDAWLAKQPK; encoded by the coding sequence ATGAAAAACTACCTTTTAGATTTAAAGCTTCCCGCAATTCTGCTGGGGGCCAGTCTGGTTTTTGGGGCCTGTAGTAAAGAAAAGACCACCGAAACCACCACTACTAAAACTACCGAAGAAACCATGGATGACGACATGGGCATGGACATGGACAGGGACAGCATGAAAATGGGCTCTAATGAGATCATGGACAAGATGCATGACCACATGGAGTCTATGCGTAAGCTTAAACTGACCGGAGACCCAGACAATGACTTTGCCCTGATCATGGCCGAGCACCATAAAGGCGGCATTGAAATGGCCGAAGAGGAAGTGGATGAAGGGAAAGACACCATGCTGGTGAACATGGCCAAAAGAAGCATTACTATGCAGAAAGACGAGCGGGAAAAACTGGAGGACTTCGCCGATGATCATAAACCCGCTTCCCGGGATACCTCTGCTACTATGAAACTCATGCAGCCCATGAAAGACATGATGGGCAAAATGGACCATAGCAAAACTGGCACCACCGACTACCACTTTGCCAGTCTGATGAGCATGCACCACCAAAGCGGCATTGACCTGGTAGACGCTTACCTGAAACAGGCCAAAGTGCCCGCCATGAAAACCATGGCCCAGAAAATAAAAGATGAACAGCAGAAGGAAAAGAAAAAACTGGATGCCTGGCTGGCCAAACAGCCTAAGTAG